The DNA window CTATTGTCagggtataataatgtcaccttaTACATCTGTGTTTCAAACAAGGCCAAGCTTAGGATAAGGATTAGGCTTAGCTATTATCAGATACAGCACTGATTGGATCTATTGGCAAAAAGATTTCCTAATTTTCACTCCCCAAGTCACTGTGACTTTCTTCTAAGATTTCTTACAATAATAGTTAGTTGATCATGTCCGAATTTTCCTATCTATGAGGAATTTTCACTATTTGATCTACAGGGTTTTCTGAAATAATCtcctaatgggattttttttttctcaccatcTTGTATGTCTATTTTTTTCCCCTCATTATGGAACATCCACAGGAGTTATTTTTTCTGGCGATGAGCAGTGGAGACTGATGAGACGGTTTACTCTGTCAACACTTCGAGATTTTGGGATGGGGAGAGAAAGCATTGAAAACAAGATTTCTGAAGAAAGTAATTGTTTGGTAGAGAGGTTCAGATCGTACAAAGGTTGGTGAATGGTTCCAATATACTTTGAGTGTGTTTCTTGTTGAATTAGTAGGAGTAGCTAAAGCAGGGCTGGGTACAATTGGCTTACCAGAAGATATAATCCTTTAGGTCCACCATTCAGCTAAGGATGACCTTTATTTTGTCTGAgcacccatacaatatactgcaatacttatgtattgcagtatattgtaaaatcagttgacttctattacaggctacataAGGGAGCCTGTAATAAAAGAACCGTAATGACAGGCCTCGGACCCCTGGTCACTCACATAAAATGCTCCACAAAAACTTGGAGCTACAGTGTTAAATACACAGATGACAGCGTACTCACAGACCCCTACAGGGGTATGGGGTTAGACTGCGGACTAGCCCGGTAACTATCAAGGCCTAGCCGCCCCACGTCAGATCCCTGCTGGCAGCGCCGCGAGATGGAACAGCAACTACTGCTCAGAAGCCCTTAGACAAGCAACGTGCCTTGCAGAGCCCTGAACTCCTGTCTTTAAGACGTTtagttaaagtgtgagcacccggcgagCGTCAACTCTAcctataaaaaggcaagtccccgcccacaggggtggtggccatgacctcaccgaacatgctcagtaggggaaagATGGGACTTAGAATCCGAGCgactccaaaaggtccgagcatgcttaGTAGGGGAAAAATGGGACTTAGAATCCGAGCaactccaaaaggtccgagcatgctcaatAGTGGAAAAATGGGACTTAGAATCCGAGCGACTCCAAAAGGTCCAAGtatgctcagtaggggaaaaaTGGGACTTAGAATCCGAGCGACTCCAAAAGGTCCAAGtatgctcagtaggggaaaaatgggacttagactccacacacctcactGCACGACGCCGAGGGCGAGAGTTGGATTAACCCGCTGATGGTGCTGTGCCTTGAGAGGAAAACCTGCGGGGCCCCATCCTAACACCTCCCAGCTGTCTCCATATCCTGATCTCTGCAATCAGAACATGGTGATACCTGTGCACTGTCTCTTTTTAGCTGCCCTGGTCACTCTTCAGGATACAGATCACTGACACTGTAAACAGCAAAGACCCATTATCTATGGCTACCACACATATCCTGAATGGGTGCCATTTTTAAAGTCCTGACATCCCCTGTACATTTTGCAAAGGGGATAACAGAGACCCTTTCATTATTGGaatctgggtcatgtgatcacaaGTCTAATTGACCACCTCTCTACACAGGAGATCCTGCATTGACATGACCATTTCTACTGTGTGCAGGAAATTAcagtattacaggagagcagtaatgtaagagatgagtgaacattgCCAAAATATCCCAGACTTACACTGCCTATATTTAGTATCTGATGTGTGCAGAGTTTCAGTATACAGAATGGTATAAGATGTCATTTCTTATTACTCCTCCTGCTTGTATGAACTGACAAGGAGAAACCAATCGgtcacaagcaggaggcaggggatACAGACAAAAGTTGTTTCACATAGGGTGTGTATGCAGAGTGAATTATATGACAGGAGTCATATGATCCTCTTATAGAAGTCAGAGCAGAGCAAGTGCCGTGTGATGAGACTTTGTCCCCTCTGTCTATACAAATTCAGAGACATCATAAGTAACTTAGCTGGCATTATGGCCTATCAGACCATGCACAAGTAAAAAGGTTTTCAGGAGGTTTCATATTTGGCCATTGGCTATGAAtgtaatggccacttacaccataCAAGAGAACaagatgtattttatatattgagagaattcacacatttTAATGTCATGTAAATACTATATTTTATGAGTTTTGTCTTCTTATACTTCCAGGTGAGCCCTTCGATGACGCCATGAGTCTAAATGCTGCCGTCGCCAACATCATCGTCTCCATCCTACTGAGTCACCGCTTTGACTATGATGACCCCACACTTTTGAAGCTATTGAACATTATTACTGACAGTATCAAATTAATGGGAGGAGCCAAGGCTATGGTGAGCAGCTCGACACCATAATATTACCATAAATTGGATGGCTTACATGTGCAAATTAGGTTATCTAGTCGGAAAGTCGAAAACTGTGCCTCAGCAATCTCTCCAATGAGACAAAATACCCTCCTGACCCAGGGCATAACATGTACATAGTGACAAAAGGTAACTTTATCGATGGCACCCCAAAGAATACAGCAGATCATTGCTAAATATTGGAGTCTGGCTGGCAACACAGCTAATAACTCATTGGCCTGGCCAGTATTTATTTATCTTCAGATAGAGGAccaggagaggtgtaaaaaattattaaaaacatTTATTCTCGTTTTCTCTCCCCTCCTTTGGACCTCCTTGTGGCATCCGACATTCttctggtgacatcatgcacctcATGTcagcactgaggtctgtgattggtccaATGGGGCTTGCCAGGGTTCATGGTCCAATCACACGCCTCAGCAATGACCTCGGGCTCATGACATCATTGAGGAGACAAAGAAATAGCAGCGGATGCGGCCAGGAGACCCAAAAAAGTGcgggaaggtgagtgtgaatgttttttaatttttacccCTCCTTCGGCCTCCACCTTACGCATATTGTTCTTTCCAAACTTGTATGATCCAAAATTAATCAGGAACCCGAGCCACCAGAACGCGACACCAAATTAATCTTgggtggtttgcccatctctactgtaTAGCCATGTATGGTAATTAGACTCTACaccatgaaaaaaatgtaaaaaatcaaTGTATCTGTCGGTGTAAATAGTCTCTTGTTTGTTTTGCATTGAAGCTGTATAATGCATATCCAACTATGATGAGATGGTGCTCAGACATCGAACAAACGGTCATAAGGAATGTGGAGGAGATGCATGCCTTTGTCCGAGAGACCTTCACCAACCAAAAGAAAGAATTGGATGCCAATGACCAGAGGAACTTTATTGATGCGTTCCTGGTGAAACAACAAGAGGTACTAAATGGCTGGTACATGTAGTATAGTTGAGTTTGAAATTTGGTAAAACAACTTTAGGTAAATTTACATTGTCTCTGGGACTGTAGGTATAGGGAATACATAGGGAGCAGTTACACCTGGCCCACTGCGGCCCAATAATTCCTCTAATACATAAGAGGACACCACTCTTATAGATCACATATGGTagatagggactagagatgagcgagtagtatttgatcgagtaggtattcgatcgaatactaaggtattcaaaatactcgtactcgatcgaataccacttgctattcgaatggaaagattcaatgaagaaccagcgttgattggccgaatgctatacagtcggccaatcaatgctggttcttctcctacctttagaagtcttctctgtgcagcgtccccgcggcgtcttctggctctgaattcactctgccaggcatcgggcctgggcagagccgactgcgcatgcccgcactacaagaaaatggccgctttggggccacacggtggctcagtggttagcactgcagccttgcagcgctggagttctggtgttcaaatcccgccaagggcaaaaaacccatctgcaaggagtttgtatgttctccccgtgtttgcgtggatttccatcccatatttcaaaaagacatactgatagggaaaaatgtacattgtgagctctatgtggggctcacaatctacataaaaaaaaaaaaaaaaaaaaaaaaaatggccgctttgactgtaagtggccattttcttgtagtgcgggcatacgcagtcagctctgcccaggcccgatgcctggcagagtgaattaagagtCGGGAGACACCGcgcggacgctgcacggagaagacttctcggagaatccagcctgaccctcacccgtggacttggcaagttcaatttgatcaaatattgcctacccctgaaacgagaattttccccccatagagtataataggattcgatatttttATATCAATGTATTTTTGCTCTTCTACTTCTAGAAGACCCTGTAAACTTACAAATTCTGCTCTTCTACTTCTGTACCTCCCCAATGCTCACATCatcattcaaggctttttccatcaAAGATCCTGCAAAAGCTCCTCTTAGAGAAGAAGATACATAAGGACATTCCGTCTTGTTACAATACTCATTTGTGTCCGATACAATATATCTAATATCTTTGGTATATTTTTATCTTTTAGGAAAACCCTAATTTGTACTTCACCAATGAAAACCTAACAGTGCTTGTTACAGACCTCTTTGGTGCTGGCATGGAGACAACCGCAACCACCCTGAGATGGGGTCTCCTGCTGATGACGAAATATCCAGAAATACAAAGTAAGAGACCAATAGAGCCAATGGATATGTCcacaaatgcaggaactttctattgcCTGACACCTGTGAAAAAGTCAGAGAGATAACCCGGCCATATATAGGAAATCATGACTGTCTATACATTGTCCCTGCATGAGAAGATAGCCCAGTTACAGTCAGGGGTGAAGCTAGCCTCTCTTCTGCCTGAGGAGAACTGTAGGCCTCTCATCTTTGGTTGCTTGATGAGTCCCCCTAATTAGGACAACCCCCCTATTGGCAGATCAAGAAATCACCTTatttggcctccacatagtacacccccccctttttttggcccaccacacaatacacAACCCCCCTTTGTTTGCCCACAACACAATATACAACCTCAGTTTTTGGCTCCGCACACGGCATATGACCCCACTTTTTATGCCCCCCCCAGTATATGACCATTTTCTTAAGCTACCTCCACAATATATGGTCCCTTTTGATGGCCTCCCCACAGCATATGATCCCCCTATATATGGCCCCCACAAAGattatgaccccattttgaacccccccccccacacacacacacacatgcagtaTATGCTGTTTTTTAAGGCCCACATGTAGTGTGTGGCCCTTTTTTTACACAAACCCCACAACTGCTAAGCTTTGAACCCCCTTTTTACCCCCACGTGGAGTAGTGGCCGATAACTAACTCATCTGTCCACGCCCTTGTACAAGCCTCCCTTCGCTGCTTCCTCCAGGGTGTGCTGTACCCGACATTGAAGAATGCAAACATACTATATATAGTGCAACGGCATCCTTCAGCGTCATGATGTACGTATGGAGTgaatgagggggtgggggtggagtgGGTGGATGGGTGTGAGGGTAAGTGGATTGGGGTACAATAGTCCTTAGGGTCTCATCATTCTACtcgtttggtggcaggtggacaatggACATGTTGGTATGAGCAGGTGTAGGGTGGGTGAGTTGGTGATTTTAGGTAAATCATGAATTTTATCAAAAGATTGAGTGAAGCCCTACATTACTGAGGACAACTATTAAAGTCTTTTTTTAATATGTTTCTATGTTTATCTCAAAATAGAAAAGGTCCAAAATGAGATTGAGAAAGTTATTGGGTCGGCTGAGCCTCAAGCAATTCATCGTAAACAGATGCCATATACTGACGCCGTCATCCATGAGATTCAacgttttggaaatattcttccaAACAACCTGCCCCACGCTACTACTCAAGATGTGAACTTTAGGGGATATCTTCTTCCCAAAGTAAGAAAGAAGAAAGTTGTGACTTACATCAGGAATGTtcccaaaaacactaataaaACTAGTATcatgggattattattattatttatttctatagcaccattaattccatggtgttttacatttgggggttacatacaatacacagaatatacaggtagataggatgctaacaatgaccgactggcacagtggggtagagggccctgcccgcgagggcttacaatctatgagggaagggggtagagacagaaggagagggggagactgtacagatggcagtgcggtgatagtgttattgggggttgtaggccttcctgaataggtgagtcttcagggccttcttgaagcctgtgattgtgggggtcagtcttatgtgtcttggtaaggagttccagagtatgggggatgcatgggagaaatcttggagacggttgtgtgaggagcggatgagggcagagcggagtaggaggtcattggaggatctgaggttacgtgtgggcaggtagtgggagatgaggtcagagatatatggaggggacaggttgtggatggcttttaatgttagcattagtagcttgaactaaattcgctgggctatgggtaagcagtggagggactggcagaggggagcagctgatgaagatcggggggtgaggtgaattaaacaaGCAGCGCAgttgttagctgggagtccatggagaagggtgttgcagtagtctaagtgggagattatgagggcctggatgagcatcttagtggtttcaggggtgaggaaggagcggattcgatggatgttcttgagttggaggtggaagGAAgttttgagggtttgaacgtgtgacttgaaggataggtcggagtccagggttaccccaaggcatcgggcctgtgagacaggggtaattgtggttccactaactttgatagatgggtcaggttgaggggccatatggggtggggaGAAGATGATGaagtctgttttctccatgttgagtttgagaaagcgggaggagaggaaggaggctacaggcgctaaacaatctggaactctggccagcagagaggtaatgtctggtccagagatgtatatttgggtgtcatcagcatagcaatggtattaaaAACTTTGaggttctatgagttggcccaggccaagagtgtagatggagaacaggaggagatccaggaaagggccacatctgagataccaagggatgagagaatttctaacaggagagagtggtcaactgtgtcaaaggcagaggagaggttaaggaggaggaggacagagtaatggcgcttggctttggcggttagaaggtcatttgtgacttttgttagggcagtttcagtggagtgatggggtctgaagccCGACTGTAGTCAGTCAAAGAGCAGgatggacgagagataggaggatagttctgagtggacatgctgctcaagcagttttgaggcatacgggagtactgagatgggacgatagttggctggagaggacgggtcgagggatggcttcttaagtataggtgtgattgtggcgtgtttgaaggcagaggggaaggatccattggctagagataggttgaagaggtgggttagggccggagtaatgacttcagtgagtttggggatgagatgtgactggatcgggtcaagtgcgcaggaggtgaggtgggatttggagattagggaggagagtttttcatcagtgatggtggagaaacaggtcagggatgatgagcagtgagcagttgggtggatgggttgtcgggggagtagggtgagactgtctctgatgatgtcaattttagttttgaagtaggagGCAGTCATCAGCAGAGATAAGCGGAGGGGGCGCAGGAAGATGGATGAGGGAGTtaaaggtggtgaatagctgtttggggttgcgagagagtgcagatatgagtgtggtgaagtagacctgctttgggaggtgagtgcattcttaaaCATGAGAActcttcctgggagtggcttttcttccagaggcgttctgcaacccgcgaggcacgtctcagttttttagtcaggtcggtgtgccagggtttcCTATTGATCGGTTGGGCTCTGGTGTGTGTGTAAGGGGCCACAGAgtccagggctgaggtaatggtggtattatagaaggcagcagccttctataataccaccattacctcagccctggacTCTGTGGCCCCTGGGAtggaaatggaaaaagaaaactttggggccattttcttgtggatttTGTTTTTCACTCAAATAACATAGTATAACTAGCGTTAATTATATTCTGCAGGTCCGTATGATCCTGAGACCGCATATATAGAGAGGAATCAAAAATTTCACACTTAGTCATTTATTTATAGAATTGATAAGTCCAAATGCTCTATAGATGGTTTTGTAACATTTCACAGAGTCAACAACTCTTCTTAGGTCCTCAGAAATCTCCGCAAACATGAGTTGTGAAGCTCAGACTTCGATAGACCCCTTTCTTTTAAACAGGTTGCCCACAAGCACCCTGACCCATTTGTCTCTATGCCCATTCATATCATGGACTCGTGTATGAGACAGTAAGGGGTACTATGACTTACGTAAATTTTGAATCTTCCAGGGCATACATGTGATCGCGCTGCTAGCCTCTGTACTCTATGATAAGAATCATTTTGTTAAAGCGGATGAGTTTTACCCGGAACACTTTTTGGATTCCAGTGGAAATTTTGTGAGGAAAGAAGCGTTCATGCCATTCTCAGCTGGTGAGTAGTCCACATACTCCGCTTACTACTGAGATCTGACATCTTATCAAAAAATGAATATACAAATTACAAGGGTAAGAAGGAGGTTATAACTCCCAATTTTATCAATGATATGGTGGAAACCAATAACTACGGTGTGATAATGACCAGGAATCATCTTCAAGAAGACCCACAAGTATGTGATTTTTTTAGTTCCCCATCATTTTATAATCATGATAATTAGCCACTATAATTACGACACCACCACATCAAAATTCAGGTCCCAACTAGGAGAGGTTCAGAGCCATTTGGAGCACCCATTGATTTTTATTCACCACATATGTAAATAAATAGGAGGCTTATCTAAGAATAGCAATGAACGTGGTTCCCATTGTAATGTGTGTGATTATTAGGCCTGACACAGGATGTCTTCAAAAACATCAGGTTTATTTGGAGAACATTTTAACAATTTTGATTTGACCTGTTGCGGAAGGAGCTCCCTTAAGGAATTCTCaaattattttcaatattttagtTGTATAGTTTCATCCCATTTGCATCCATGACTTATCATGGGAAGTTGAGCCATGTGATCAGTAGTCCAGAGTTTGCTGTCTTGTGTAGACatggttgaggggatattgtcactccataaggagagaaccaccattaaggtgtgtggagtcttattaagtcaTGAGGGcttcactgtgcaaaggaacagggGAAGAATATGCCAATCTGACTtccatgcctcaagtatgcacaccaatagagggtgctgactgactccacacacaccttaatggtggttctctccttatggagtgacgatatcccctcaactctgccagatcagtcctctctgcgccaagctgatgagatgcaaatacatcaaaacagctgtccttggctgagaagactgtatctgatataatcccaacatcattgcaaataaaggcctctgagaaggtcggcatgatgttaaagggagcaccctatataggtttgtttgactgagactctgtcttcctaattacatcatagaagatagacttgcacattctcagtcagcgccctctattggtgtgcatacttgaggcactgacatcctaattacaccatggaagtcagatttgcatattcttcccatgttcctttgtgtAGACATGATCATGTCTGTGTGACTATCTTCCAGACATGACATAACTACAATACAGGGTCACAGTAAGTCAACCCAGGTTTGGGATGCATTATACAATGATCTGAGATTTtcttaagaactagagatgagcgaacagtgttctatcgaactcatgttcgatcggatattaggctgttcggcatgttcgaatcgaatcgaacaccgcgtggtaaagtgcgccattactcgattcccctcccaccttccctggcgccttttttgctccaataacagcgcagggtaggtgggacaggaactacgacaccggtgacgttgagaaaagtaggcaaaacccattggctgccgaaaacatgtgacctctaatttaaaagaacagcgacgcccaggttcgcgtcattctgagcttgcaattcacagaggacggaggtttccgtccagctagctagggcttagattctgggtaggcagggacaggctaggataggaaggagaagacaaccaacagctcttataagagctaaattccagggagaagcttgtcagtgtaacgtggcactgacgggctcaatcacggcaacccagctttcccaggatcctgaatggaatacactgtcagtgtattcccgtatacccgatatatacccccgatacccgttccaacggtgtgcccccccaccttcaccccagaaataccctgcaagtcccctagcaatagaattggggctatatacacccactatttttgctactgccatatagtgccattgtctgactgggaattcaaagaatatattgggcttacatataacttcaattccagggagaagcttgtcagtgtaacgtggcactgacgggctcaatcgccgcaacccagctttcccaggatcctgaatggaacacaatgacagtgtattcccgtataccccatatatacaccccaaatcaccgttccaacggtgtgcccccccaccttcacctcagaaataccctgcaagtcccctagcaatagaattggggctatatacacccacaatttttgctactggtatatagtgccagtttctgactgggaattcaaagaatatattggggttacaaataccctcatttcttgctactgccatatagtgccagtttctgactggtaattcaaagaatatattggggttacgtgcacccacaatttttactactggtatacagtgccattgtctgactgggaattcaaagaatatattggggttacgtgcacccacaatttttactactggtatatagtgccattgtctgactgggaattcaaagaatatattggggttacgtgcacccacaatttttactactggtatacagtgccagtttctgactgggaattcaaagaatatattggggttacaaataccctcatttcttgctactgccatatagtgccagtttctgcctggtaattcaaagaatatattggggttacgtgcacccacaatttttactactggtatacagtgccattgtctgactgggaattcaaagaatatattggggttataaataccctcatttcttgctactggtatatagtgccattgtctgactgggaattcaaagaatatattggggttacgtgcacccacaatttttactactggtatacagtgccattgtctgactgggaattcaaagaatatattggggttacgtgcacccacaatttttactactggtatatagtgccattgtctgactgggaattcaaagaatatattggggttacgtgcacccacaatttttgctactggtatatagtgccaatttctaactgggaattcaaaatgcgcaaggctcccggaaagggacgtggacgaggccgtgggcgaggtcgggggaatggttctggggagcaaggtagcagtgaagccacagggcgtcccgtgcctactcctgtggggcagcaagcattgcgccactccacagtgccagggttgcttgccacattaactaaactgcagggtacaaaccttagtaggcccgagaaccaggaacaggtcttgcaatggctgtcagagaacgcttacagcacattgtccagcagccagtcagactctgcctcctctcctcctattacccaacagtcttgtcctccttcctcccaaaattcccaagcttcacagaacaataaccccaactgtccctgctccccagagctgttctccgctcctttcattgtccctcaacctgcctctccacgtcacgattccacgaacctaacagaggagcatctgtgtccagatgctcaaacactagagtctcctccatctccgttcgatttggtggtggatgaccagcaacccaccctcatcgacgatgatgtgacgcagttgccatcagggcatccagttgaccggcgcattgtgcaggaggaggagatgagacaggagttggaagaggaagtggtggatgatgaggacactgacccgacctggacaggggggatgtcaagcggggaaagtagtgtggatgttgaggcaagtgcagcaccaaaaagggtagctagaggcagaggcagaggtcagcagcttaggcgaagccaggccacacctggaatctcccaagatgttccagttcgtacccagccccgaaaaactcccacctcgagggcacgtttctcgaaggtgtggagttttttcaaggaatgcgcagaggacagatatagtgttgtctgcacaatttgcctctcgaaattgattaggggctctgagaagagcaacctgtccaccacttcaatgcaccgtcatttggaatccaagcactggaatcagtggcaggcagcaacggcaggacaaaggccgcctgccgttcacgccactgccactgcctctgccactgcctctgccactgccactgctgactgtgctggcgatgcactccagaggacgagccaggacaccacttcatctgcctccgccactttgttgacttctccctcatcctcccctgttcctgtcttatctccttctcctgcaccatcaaaggcaccatcaggcgcttctttacaacaacccaccatc is part of the Leptodactylus fuscus isolate aLepFus1 chromosome 3, aLepFus1.hap2, whole genome shotgun sequence genome and encodes:
- the LOC142198287 gene encoding cytochrome P450 2K6-like; translation: MSVSDPITLVLSIVLCFFVALFFFYGRKRNVYHNLPPGPRPLPIIGNLHILDAKKPYQTLHELSEKYGPVYTIHFGEEKLIIICGYDAVKDALVNHADEFAGRPIVPVIELVSKGLGVIFSGDEQWRLMRRFTLSTLRDFGMGRESIENKISEESNCLVERFRSYKGEPFDDAMSLNAAVANIIVSILLSHRFDYDDPTLLKLLNIITDSIKLMGGAKAMLYNAYPTMMRWCSDIEQTVIRNVEEMHAFVRETFTNQKKELDANDQRNFIDAFLVKQQEENPNLYFTNENLTVLVTDLFGAGMETTATTLRWGLLLMTKYPEIQKKVQNEIEKVIGSAEPQAIHRKQMPYTDAVIHEIQRFGNILPNNLPHATTQDVNFRGYLLPKGIHVIALLASVLYDKNHFVKADEFYPEHFLDSSGNFVRKEAFMPFSAGKRSCAGENLAKMELFMFFTKLLQNFTFKAPPGEKLDLTPIVGLTIGPLPHKICAVPRET